The genome window ttttattatgattttaatgCTTAAGTTTCAGAATCAAATCTTattatggataaattcatttatatgATTGATATTCAATGTCTGAAGTTGCATTTGCCTTCTTCATTATTTTTCTCCAACATATTGATTTTCTGTACATGTATTTAGAAAAACCAAAAATATTCAACAATTATATGAAGAAGATAAAAGAGACTTAAATTAGGAAGTGACTCCTTGtgacatcaaatgataaatttagacTATTTTAACAATACTCTTAGGTGTGTTAAATCCTTAGACTTCATTCACTAAGTCTTAATCATCAGGATTGCTAACAAAAGAAATATTTGATGGTGCAAAAGGGTTCTGAAAATttctatctttcatgtcatgttaTGATAGACTATAACAAGTCATAATGTCACAATTTAATTCAGCCACAATTTTGCCAGTGCATGCTTTTTATTAAATCCTTTTCAATTTCAGTCTCATCACCAGAAAAGGAGGGTTTATGTAAAGCAACCAACAGCCAACTTAAAATCACATTATATCTTATATGGGTGTAATATAGTTGATTCAGTAAATTTGTTTAAATTAATGAGAATAGAAATCTATGAATGATAATGTGATAGCAAGTATATTGTTTTATGCGGTGTTATTTCATTAATTCACCTTTTCTAAGCACCTTTGATATAAAAACTACTAGattgaggaagaagagagaaggcTTCAGGTTGAAATTGAAGAAATTGAGAAGCAGCGTTTGGAAGCTAATGCTGAACTGAATGAGATACAAATGAAATGCAAGGAGTTTGAAGAGTTAGAGGAGCGGTATGTATTTTAATTTCCACTTTGTCATTTGGTTTTAGGAGAGGAGGGAAGAGGATCTGGAGGAGAACACAAAGGAAAATGTGCCATTTCTTTTTCTGTGAATAAATATGAAGTCAGACATAATAACATTATCAACTTTTCCATACAAGCATTCATAAGCTGGTGGATTTAAAACCATAAAATAAAACATTGTGCTTGTATAAGCAATTTCCCTTGCCCAAATTATAACCTGTAACCACAGTAAATGGAATTCAAAATTGTGAACCTATGGATAACTATGGAGTCAGACATGTTAACAATATTAACTTGTTCATACAGGACCCTTGTCTTTAAAACCTTGAATAAATGTATCCTATTTGTGATCACAGTGGATAGGTTCAAAATTGTGAATCTAAGCATAAAATTTTCACATCCATGTTGCATTTGCGATCCTGTGACCAAAACTGTGTCGTGAACAAGTTTAACACCCTCGATCCTTCTTCAACTAGAGTCTTATAGCCCTTCCTATCAACTCAGATATTTGGGTTCATATGTTGATTTAATTCTGAGATCATGCCTTACATTACTATCAAATAATTTGGAGATATTTTTGTTGTTTCTTATACAGCTATTGGCATGAGTTCAACTCCTTCCAATTCCAACTGATTTCTCATCAGGTAGTCTTCTGTAAAATCCTAAAATTTTCAACTATGAGTTTATATTGTTTTGGTATAAAAATAACTTCCCTCATTTTGATTATGTCTCCATTTAGCTTAATAATCATTTGTCATGTGCTGTCCAAGACCAGTGGCTTTATTCAGGCTTGTGTCTAGGACCTAAATAGTTTTAAACTTTTCTCACATCAAAGCAAAGTAGATGTGGTGTTGACTATGCATGCTTCTGTTTTTTTCGTTTTGTTAAAATGCTTCTGAATGTGGTGTGTAATTTTTGGTAAGGCTTGTGGAGTTGTTATGGCTTAGAATATTTTTTGCAATATCTCCTGGTGCATATAATAGTAGCATGACTTTGTGTATTTCTCCATCCTTCAGTACTTAATTATATCACCAAGGCTCTAAAAGTATTTCAACAAAGTGTTCATAGACCATGTTTAAAGGTGAGCCTTTGGTACCATGGTCAAGATTCTTTTGATCCTAGTACCAGGATTGGTCATAAAAATGTTCTCTAATTGcgcaatttttttttcatataaccaTAAATGATCATTATTGGGATGCTCTCTTAATAGAGGTTAAAAAGATACTTAACATAAAACAAACATGGCAAGGTTCATGCTTGTAATATGGCATTTGGACTTCAAGGCCTTCATGTCAGCTAGCTTAGTTGGTAAAGTTCTTGACAATTGCAGGGTCTTGGGCTCGAATCTTGCTTTCATCACTTACCCTctggaaaaaaaaattctatcGAGAATTGATAGTAGTGAACTTATTTAGATCTGATCTTGATAATGGTGGATTTAGACGGATACATAATTGATTTTTGTTGGTTGTTGACAGTGCTGCATGGTCTTTGTGCAGATCACTATATTATCTTTCAGTAtgtaaattaactatgttaaattACAATTGCAGAACCATTTTCTTTGATGCTACATACTCCTATAGAAAAGATAATATAGATGGACTGATTTATTTACTGCAGTAGTTGCCTGGCCTAAGATTATTGGGAGCTTAATGCAGATTTTTAGGGTACATTATTTAATTGTCTGATATGCAACTTGACTAatcttgtttcttgtattgtctgattcaaaaattataatatttgccTCTGATGCtgaattttcttgaaaaaatAGTGGCAGGCTGTTGCCTTTGGCCTCATTATATGGCAGTCATAGTTTAGGAAACATATATTACATATTTCATGTATTAGGACTTTATAgttgttaatttttttttgtttatcttgGTTGTTACTGAGTTTTTCTCCAACATGTCAGGAAGAGAGAGATGCTTTATTAGCCAAGATAGAAGATTCACAAGCACACTTAGAATTACTGAAgcgaattaatgtgctaactgatGCTTTCTCTATTTCACATGAGGGAGAATTTGGAACTATTAACAACTTTCGACTTGGCCGTCTTCCTAAGTTACGGGTATGCTACACCAGGACTGGGCAAAAAGTTCCTCAATATTCTTTATTAAAGCTCCTTAAATACTTGTCTTCTGCTTTACTATATTTAACAAAATCGATAGGACATATTAAACTGTTTTACTTTCTTCAGTTAGATTTATTCTATTTGTTTCTTGATCCTTTCTTATTTTGGTGCAATTTTGCATTGCTGGTCAATCACCAACCATGTAATTTTGTGCCGGAATTATGCATGATGCACTCTGTCATTTATAATGATTTTCCATCTTTTCAGCtggtcttttctttttttcattgaCCATTCTGTTGATCTCCAGGTTGAATGGGATGAAATAAATGCTGCTTGGGGCCAGGCATGTCTTCTTCTACATACCATGGCTCAACATTTTCGGCCAAAGTTTCTGTATCTTTCAACTGATTTATATCTGTTTGCACAGTCCATGTTGTTTTTATGTTGTTGTAAAGCATGTCCATGAATATGTGATTATTCTGAAAATGTATTTTAATTGAGAGTTTTGAGATAGCTTCATTTTCAACCTATTTTCAAGCGAACACTTGATGGGGGTTGCCCAATTCAACCATTTTACTCTTCAGATTTGTGGCTTTTTTGAGTTTATGTTTGTTGAGTTGGTATGAAACTTTGTTTTTTGGTGACCTTTATGAAGAAATGTACAAGATTTTCTACTTTGGGACATATCCTTGCAGTGAAAGTGTTGGATTATGGGACGGTTATCCCAATATGATTTTCTGCTAACACCAATTCATGCTATACGGCAGACTTTTGGCTGCCATATTGATTGACAACAAAATATCTGGTGCATTATCCTTAAGGTTACAGATGTAGACAGTCTTTATTGTTGTTTTTCCATCAAACGGTTTTTTACAGTGTTTTACAATCTTATGAAGTTGATTGACTGCATAAGTGAGATTTTTTGAGGTTGCTGGTTATGGTTGGTTTCTTAGTCACAAGGAAACCTTAATTGTATCTTTTAGTACTCACCATTGTTGTAAGTTTGCTTTTTTAGACTTTTTTCTTTGCATCTTTGTGATTTGTGTTATGCATCAATATGACGGGCATGCACATTCCAATTCTCTGCTCTTGAAATGTTTGGGGACCCTTTCTCTGCTTTTATCCCTCTTTTTGTCATATGTTTTTGGACATAGTGTTAGGTCTATACTTCTGATTTTGCATGGTTGCAATCCTGCATATTAGTATTTCTTCATTCCAGCTTTTGTCTCATCAAGCTCGATCCAAGCAGAAGACAATCAATTTTCTTCATGGTTACTTGCATCACGTTCCTTAACTTATATCTGGTAGATATCGAATAAAGATTCTTCCGATGGGAAGCTATCCCCTTATTTTGGACAATAACAATAATGCATATCAACTGTAAGTGAAGTTAGTCTCACCTCTTCTGCATAATATTTAAAGTCTACTGATTTTACTGATTTCTGTTAAGTTATTCTATATACAGATGTTTACACTTAAGCATGCCGATTTGATCTGTTAATTCATCATTCACTAGATTTCCGGTAGATAGAAAGATTACTATATTTTGTGAAGTCCTGCAAAGAGATATCATAATTGTATTTCATAAGCTTTATGACCACAACGTCCCATGCTGTCACGTAGTACACTACTAGTTCTTGGTTCTTTTGTTGAACTCCCCACTGCTTAAGAAATCTATTGAGTTTACTTctttgtctatcatcattgggaGTTTGTTGTGTTTTTCTATTACATCATAGTGATATGAGGAGGTGAAATAATAGCTACATATCTTAAGGTTTCTTTAGTATTTGCATAACTGGAGCATGTGAAATAAGAGCAGACTACAATAAATGTTGTCATAAATGATAACTAATTGCTGCTGTTCTTGGTACTGCTAGTAGATCAAGActtctttggatattgaacttGATAGACGAATCAGAAAACCGAAGGAAATTTTAGAAGATATGATCGAATAAATATGTTGTGTTCATGATGAAGCTACAAGATGGTTTGCATCTAAGATTAGCATTTCTGGATAGTCTGTTGTAATATCCAATTGATATATTTAAAGATGGAAAGTAGCTGACCccgaaccctttttttttttttcctttattcagTGCGTAGGTTATATGAGATCCATAAATTACTTTGATCAGAAAAAATGGAATCAGATTGTGCAACCAAAGAGGCCTAGAACTGAAGGGTCTAGCTTGTTTCCTGGAAGGCTCATAACATCAAAATATATCACTTTTCATGTGTTAAGTGTTTAGGaactcttcataataattcagatGCATGGAAGCAATCTGTGGGCATTGTTCTTTGTCTAAGTGGTGCAAAAAGCCTTCACCGAAATCCACTGTTACCTCTTTCTCCCGAATTTGTAGTCTTGTGGTTGTTTACTAGCATGTAAATGTTGAGATTTAATCTCTTTTGTTGCCAGGTTTGGTCCTGTGAATTTGTTCTGGAGCAGTCGCTATGACAAAGCAACGACATTGTTTTTGACATGCCTCAAAGAGTTTGCAGAATTTGCAAATCTGAAGGACCAAGAAAATAATACACCTCCTGAGAAATGCTTTAGACTGCCATACAAGTAGGTCTTCTCTTTAATTAGACTACTTTGCTCATCGTGCAATCTTAATGAAATTAAATTCTCTATAGCTAATTAATGAAAATGAAAGATTCTCTGTTTTTAAGTTATTCTCTTAtatgatgattattttttaaatgagCTGCACAAACTGCTTATTTCATCTGCCAAGTTTCACTTGTTTAGTTCATGACTTAGGTTCTTAGTCTTGTCTATTTTTTGTCAATTAACATGTTCTATTTGCAAGTAAGGTCATGTATGTTTACTCTTGCATCATTAACTTATGCACTAAATTGCAAACGGTTTACATGTATTTAGCCCTGCCCCATGTGCATCTTTGGCATTAGTACACTTTTTATTGTCATGATCTTGTTATTTTTTCGAGGAGCATTTtgagtgtaaatgttttattgttCTGTGGAATATCCTGATCCTAGAAGAATTCGTAATACTGGAGATTTTATAAGATCCGTGTAGTGCAAAACGGACTTTATTGCATATGGCATGTGCAGCCAAAATTTCTTATCCTAGACTGAGTATACCTTCATGGGGTTCTCACGAGACCAAAGTTATCAATCTGATCTTCTGTcctcaacaaaaaaagaaaaaggttaaataataataataataaagtaggCTTAATTTGGATtatgaagatgcaaaaacatgagcTACTATCACAGTGTATGAGGTCCTCAAATCTGGTCCTACACAATGTATGTCCTCATTAATCAGGCCCAAACAAAATAGTTTACCCAAAAATTTCCATCTTTTTTGACTTCACTTCAAATTAGCTTATGTACTTCAAAATTGGAACCTAAAATTCTGGCTACATGGGCATTCTTTGGTTTGAATACTTTGTTCTGACAACAAGTGAGATTTTGGTACACCATGATTATATGTCATTTGTGGAATGAAACTTTTTTCCTTTTGTCCATTAACATTTTGCTTGGTTTTAAGCATTGTTGCAATGGAACTAGTTTAGTCCCGCTATGGGAGACAATTTAAATTGCATGATGTGGTTGATATGGGTTTTATACATCGTCGGCAGCCCATTGCCACTGGTTTTAATGAGTCGTCCATTTTTTTCTCTGATAGAATTGAGAATGACAATGTGGGGAACTACACAATCACCCATAGCTTCAACAAGCAGGAGAATTGGACAAAAGCTCTCAAGTACACATTATGCAATCTTAAATGGGTCCAGCTGTGGTTTGTCGCCAATTCCAGCTTTCAGCCTCTTTCAGCGCATGCTAATGTGCCAGTCATGAGATCTTCGCATGCCAAACAATCTGCTGACCCAAGGAGCTGAGAGTTTCATCGAAGGCCCATCCCACTGACCTGGTTTAAGGCAACAGTCCAGAGAATCATGC of Musa acuminata AAA Group cultivar baxijiao chromosome BXJ1-7, Cavendish_Baxijiao_AAA, whole genome shotgun sequence contains these proteins:
- the LOC135679493 gene encoding beclin-1-like protein isoform X1, encoding MDPNIPRWVCQSCRHALHVINVDSKNDKFFSNPSCSGMEASTVQGSVMGSSQVDHSFVVLSQSTTPQPDSSHSAKVVTESFVVLPPAAASMYRSESAPEGRGAQEQVQGESPSSGLQVNDPRFNSSKILKRVFNIATSQMQVEQPICLECTRLLSDKLLEEVEDVNQDIEAYESCLQRFEMESDDVLSEADFLQEKTKIEEEERRLQVEIEEIEKQRLEANAELNEIQMKCKEFEELEERYWHEFNSFQFQLISHQEERDALLAKIEDSQAHLELLKRINVLTDAFSISHEGEFGTINNFRLGRLPKLRVEWDEINAAWGQACLLLHTMAQHFRPKFLYRIKILPMGSYPLILDNNNNAYQLFGPVNLFWSSRYDKATTLFLTCLKEFAEFANLKDQENNTPPEKCFRLPYKIENDNVGNYTITHSFNKQENWTKALKYTLCNLKWVQLWFVANSSFQPLSAHANVPVMRSSHAKQSADPRS
- the LOC135679493 gene encoding beclin-1-like protein isoform X2; translated protein: MEASTVQGSVMGSSQVDHSFVVLSQSTTPQPDSSHSAKVVTESFVVLPPAAASMYRSESAPEGRGAQEQVQGESPSSGLQVNDPRFNSSKILKRVFNIATSQMQVEQPICLECTRLLSDKLLEEVEDVNQDIEAYESCLQRFEMESDDVLSEADFLQEKTKIEEEERRLQVEIEEIEKQRLEANAELNEIQMKCKEFEELEERYWHEFNSFQFQLISHQEERDALLAKIEDSQAHLELLKRINVLTDAFSISHEGEFGTINNFRLGRLPKLRVEWDEINAAWGQACLLLHTMAQHFRPKFLYRIKILPMGSYPLILDNNNNAYQLFGPVNLFWSSRYDKATTLFLTCLKEFAEFANLKDQENNTPPEKCFRLPYKIENDNVGNYTITHSFNKQENWTKALKYTLCNLKWVQLWFVANSSFQPLSAHANVPVMRSSHAKQSADPRS